In Streptomyces zhihengii, a single genomic region encodes these proteins:
- the cas7e gene encoding type I-E CRISPR-associated protein Cas7/Cse4/CasC, translating into MRRSIIDIHILQNVPPSNINRDDTGTPKSAYYGGERRARVSSQAWKRATREQFKQLLPPEELGVRTKRVVEVLAEHIVKRDATVADNAVKLAEEVLTAATGSTLETPKRKTKEGDQGSDTLPESKYLMFLSRRQLDALADIAIGSSGGGDPATLKAELKDKKNKAQARAAVDSRHSVDIALFGRMVADAAGLNVEAAAQVAHALSVHRSEVESDYYTAVDDQSGDSESGAGMIGTVDFNSATLYRYAAVDVNELHRNLGSGLAPEQPPSTPATKALTSFLEAFITSLPTGKINTFAHHTLPSVVIVKLRDRWPLNFVGAFETPIPKTSAGGFLRESCDRLAAHITEMEQAYGLDSDPTWVFRVGEETKGLADLGSTLTLETLLQQVGSAVSERLESGA; encoded by the coding sequence ATGCGACGCAGCATTATTGACATTCACATTCTGCAGAATGTGCCGCCCAGCAACATCAACCGCGACGATACCGGAACCCCCAAGTCCGCTTACTACGGGGGGGAACGCAGGGCGAGGGTCTCCAGCCAGGCCTGGAAGCGCGCCACCAGGGAGCAGTTCAAGCAGCTGCTTCCGCCCGAAGAACTCGGTGTGCGGACGAAGCGGGTGGTGGAAGTCCTGGCGGAACACATCGTGAAGCGGGACGCAACCGTTGCAGACAACGCGGTGAAGCTGGCAGAGGAGGTGCTGACGGCCGCTACCGGATCCACGCTGGAGACGCCCAAGCGCAAGACAAAGGAAGGCGACCAAGGCAGCGACACGCTTCCCGAGTCGAAGTACCTGATGTTCCTCAGCCGGCGGCAACTGGACGCTCTCGCCGACATCGCCATCGGTTCAAGCGGAGGGGGAGACCCCGCAACACTGAAGGCAGAACTGAAGGACAAGAAGAACAAGGCCCAGGCCAGGGCCGCTGTCGACAGCCGGCACTCCGTCGACATCGCCCTCTTCGGCCGGATGGTGGCCGACGCCGCCGGCCTCAACGTGGAGGCCGCAGCACAGGTCGCGCACGCCCTCAGCGTGCACCGGTCCGAGGTGGAGTCGGACTACTACACCGCCGTGGACGACCAGAGCGGCGACTCCGAGTCCGGCGCCGGAATGATCGGAACCGTCGACTTCAACTCCGCAACCCTCTACCGGTACGCAGCCGTCGACGTGAACGAACTCCATCGCAACCTCGGATCCGGTCTCGCACCGGAACAACCCCCGAGCACCCCCGCGACAAAGGCACTCACATCCTTCCTGGAAGCGTTCATCACCTCCCTCCCAACCGGAAAGATCAACACCTTCGCCCACCACACACTGCCCTCAGTCGTCATCGTCAAGCTCCGCGACCGATGGCCCCTGAACTTCGTGGGCGCCTTCGAGACACCGATCCCGAAAACCTCAGCTGGCGGCTTCCTCCGCGAAAGCTGCGACCGCCTCGCTGCACACATCACGGAGATGGAGCAGGCGTACGGGCTCGACTCCGACCCCACCTGGGTGTTCCGGGTGGGCGAGGAAACCAAGGGCCTGGCCGACTTGGGCAGCACGCTCACACTCGAAACGCTGCTTCAACAGGTCGGCTCGGCGGTGTCGGAACGCCTGGAGTCCGGCGCATGA
- the casB gene encoding type I-E CRISPR-associated protein Cse2/CasB produces the protein MAVARILPALQGGYRQDVSWAVADVARLRREAGRQAHESPTAWGLGHLEALGTLRLERVNAQREARAAGSVDPALLSSRGYTAREGQERREDNAVHLAVTLWALHQQSMRDERMHLPGWALGRSVRRLALGETGTGRQSGAKGAEGGGKSDADGADAARRASEAEPTDAKSGSARPSEAGALNETVRKRYVRVGTSTDIMVLATRLRELVLMLRGARIPLDYVRLADQVYRWQQPTARDSVTRAWGVELHRQYWGPEMEGSEETGGPGDGRTAGMGDESGDAWGADA, from the coding sequence ATGGCCGTCGCCCGCATCCTCCCGGCGCTGCAGGGCGGATACCGGCAGGACGTTTCTTGGGCGGTCGCCGACGTGGCCCGCCTGCGCCGCGAGGCCGGACGGCAGGCCCACGAGTCGCCCACGGCATGGGGGCTGGGGCATCTGGAGGCGCTGGGCACGCTCCGCCTGGAACGCGTCAACGCCCAGCGGGAGGCGCGAGCAGCGGGCAGTGTGGACCCGGCCCTGCTCTCTTCACGCGGCTACACCGCGCGTGAGGGGCAGGAGCGGAGAGAGGACAACGCCGTTCACCTCGCGGTGACGCTCTGGGCGCTGCATCAGCAGTCGATGCGGGATGAGCGCATGCACCTGCCCGGGTGGGCCCTCGGCCGCTCGGTGCGGCGGCTGGCCCTCGGGGAGACGGGGACCGGACGCCAGAGCGGGGCGAAGGGCGCGGAGGGCGGGGGCAAGAGCGATGCTGACGGTGCCGATGCTGCACGCCGGGCCAGTGAAGCGGAGCCCACTGATGCGAAATCGGGCAGCGCGCGTCCCTCGGAGGCCGGGGCGCTGAACGAGACGGTCCGCAAACGGTACGTTCGGGTCGGCACGTCCACGGACATCATGGTCCTGGCCACTCGTTTGCGCGAACTGGTGCTGATGCTGCGCGGGGCCCGCATCCCGCTGGACTACGTGCGCCTCGCCGACCAGGTGTACCGCTGGCAGCAGCCGACCGCGCGGGACTCCGTCACCCGTGCCTGGGGTGTCGAATTGCACCGCCAGTACTGGGGTCCAGAGATGGAAGGCTCCGAGGAGACGGGCGGGCCCGGGGACGGCAGGACCGCCGGCATGGGCGACGAATCCGGGGACGCGTGGGGCGCGGACGCCTGA
- the casA gene encoding type I-E CRISPR-associated protein Cse1/CasA — translation MATHSEEGTSASSAAQSLPVGLSDAARSVWAKHARGDEGWLPLWRHLADSGAVAGLLWERWLPESVKRVVREGLPGGEEEAERLVRFLAASHDIGKCSPAFACQVEELAGPMRDRGLDMPTAKEYGQARRLAPHGLAGQLLLQEWLRERHALGARISGQFAVVVGGHHGVPPESGQIHDVRLRPQLLRHPGASEEVWRRTQFELLDWCAELCDATAVLGRLADVRLSQPAQVLLTAMVIVSDWIASAPELFPYAPESWLEGGESRRLRAAWEGLELPAPWHPAEPAGSVEELFGARFPRLAGAGVRPVQAEAVRLAREMATSGLLIVEAPMGEGKTEAALAAAEVLAARSGAGGLLLALPTRATSDAMFRRLRSWLDALPAGDGGGIWSVVLAHAKAALQSDWAGLLREGSRAISAVDPDGDAFGGGRGRWQPSGLHAHQWLRGRKKQLLASFAVGTVDQVLFAGLKSRHLALRHLAVAGKVVVIDEVHAYDAYMGRYLDRALEWLAAYGVPVVLLSATLPAARRKELAAAYGGAEAARAVVTAAGAYPLVTAVARGREAITARPAAASGRCAEVVVERLDDDVAVLADRLEAELADGGCALVVRNTVARVLEAARVLRERFGEGQVTVAHSRFLAADRAVNDVRLVERYGPGGDRPGRHVVVASQVVEQSLDVSFDLLVTDLAPVDLVLQRMGRLHRHPAPGRPVRLVAPKCLITGVVDWKASPPVPVKASRAVYRGDWTLLRASAALAPHLDGVPVRLPDDISLLVQRAYSDEAIGPGEWAEAAERAHERHAALLEAKRRRADGFLLGHVGRPGRPLYGWLEAHAGDADDSLSGRAQVRDSDESLDVLVVMRWDDGRITTVPWLDGGRAGLDLPVDFPPSRRAAEAVAASALTLPGRFCHPGIIDRTIAELEQFLVPAWQVKESPWLAGQLILVLDERCQTRLSGFEVHYSPQEGLSFAMPGEQSPGGHGDAAKRSKGDERNDAAQGDQGGGVRTEGDASTIGQRREQPGGDGGGSAAGRAEAVSPASARPPAFNLVRNAWLPVQRISDGAVEEVSLRELFARAGEFRRFVGDVPTQEIALLRLTLAVLYDAHQGPADLDAWLQLWEPDADDSFCQVTCSYLDTMADRFELFDEERPFFQSAGLRTAKDEVGPLSRIVADASSGGALFSMRWPGVERIPFAEAARWLVHAHAFDVSGIKSAMRQDTRAKAGKVYPLGEGSLGVLGGVFAEGETLRETLLLNLVPFEEAYGGSGFEERTEMDRPVWCCDEPYGPGPRGAQEGGLEPAGLRDLYTWQTRRIRLVADADAVSGVVLGYGDPPAQESPWVLEPMTAWRRSQVQEKKRKRVPYYTPLRHQPRRAAWRGLASLLHLRAGEELTGKPGEAAQRLRPRVTKWLGLLATELADEELLPLSKLVRLRTVGVEYGTQQSVIDEIVDDAVVLPVITLHAGNEVYGAAAVDAVSDADQAVGALAQLAANLVRAAGGEHTDAAMDTVRDRAFGALDGPYRAWLRELAEQPDLPEAQQQWRETVRRQVNQLARQEIRSAGRPAVEGRMVDLPGRGATLLDAGRADLWFRGKLERVLGTAPRRTEGVADSAPPADLY, via the coding sequence ATGGCCACACACTCCGAAGAGGGCACGTCCGCCTCGTCGGCAGCACAGTCTCTGCCCGTTGGCTTGTCCGACGCGGCCAGGTCTGTCTGGGCAAAGCATGCACGAGGGGACGAAGGTTGGCTCCCGCTATGGCGGCACCTCGCCGATAGCGGCGCTGTGGCGGGGTTGTTGTGGGAGCGGTGGCTTCCGGAGTCGGTGAAGCGGGTGGTGCGGGAGGGTCTACCGGGGGGCGAGGAGGAAGCGGAGCGGCTTGTCCGGTTTCTCGCCGCTTCGCATGATATTGGCAAATGCTCGCCCGCATTCGCATGTCAGGTCGAGGAGTTGGCTGGGCCGATGCGGGACCGCGGGCTGGACATGCCGACCGCGAAGGAATACGGGCAAGCACGGAGGCTGGCTCCCCATGGGCTGGCGGGGCAGTTACTGCTACAGGAGTGGCTGCGGGAGCGCCACGCGCTCGGTGCCCGGATATCGGGGCAGTTCGCCGTAGTGGTCGGCGGGCACCACGGGGTGCCGCCGGAGAGTGGGCAGATTCACGATGTCCGGTTGCGTCCGCAGTTGCTGCGACATCCGGGTGCGAGCGAAGAGGTATGGCGTCGCACGCAGTTCGAGCTGCTGGACTGGTGTGCAGAACTGTGCGATGCCACGGCGGTGCTGGGGAGGCTTGCGGACGTTCGGCTGTCGCAGCCCGCCCAGGTGCTGTTGACGGCGATGGTGATCGTCTCCGACTGGATCGCCAGCGCGCCGGAGCTGTTTCCCTACGCGCCCGAGTCGTGGTTGGAGGGGGGCGAGTCTCGTCGGCTGCGGGCCGCTTGGGAGGGATTGGAGCTGCCCGCTCCGTGGCACCCCGCGGAGCCTGCAGGCTCTGTCGAGGAGTTGTTCGGCGCGCGCTTTCCGCGGTTGGCGGGAGCGGGTGTGCGCCCGGTGCAGGCTGAAGCGGTTCGTCTGGCGCGGGAGATGGCAACAAGCGGTCTGCTGATCGTCGAGGCGCCGATGGGTGAGGGGAAGACGGAGGCGGCGCTTGCGGCGGCGGAGGTTCTGGCCGCGCGGTCAGGCGCCGGTGGGCTGCTGCTGGCGCTGCCGACCCGAGCGACGTCGGACGCGATGTTCAGGCGGCTGCGGTCTTGGCTGGATGCGCTGCCGGCAGGAGACGGGGGCGGTATCTGGTCGGTCGTGCTCGCCCATGCCAAGGCAGCTTTGCAGAGTGATTGGGCGGGGCTGTTGCGGGAGGGAAGCCGGGCGATTTCGGCGGTCGACCCGGACGGTGACGCGTTCGGGGGCGGACGGGGGCGATGGCAGCCGTCCGGGTTGCATGCGCACCAGTGGCTTCGGGGGCGTAAGAAGCAGTTGCTGGCGTCGTTCGCTGTCGGGACGGTGGATCAGGTGCTATTCGCTGGTCTGAAGAGTCGGCACCTGGCGCTGCGCCACTTGGCGGTCGCCGGCAAGGTCGTGGTGATCGACGAGGTTCATGCCTATGACGCGTACATGGGTCGGTATCTGGACCGGGCTCTGGAGTGGCTGGCTGCGTACGGGGTGCCGGTCGTCCTGCTGTCGGCGACGCTGCCTGCCGCGCGCCGCAAGGAATTGGCTGCGGCCTATGGCGGGGCTGAGGCGGCGCGGGCGGTGGTGACGGCTGCGGGCGCGTATCCGTTGGTGACTGCGGTGGCGCGGGGGCGGGAGGCGATCACCGCGCGTCCTGCGGCGGCTTCCGGGCGGTGTGCGGAGGTCGTGGTGGAGCGGTTGGATGACGACGTCGCTGTGCTGGCCGACCGGTTGGAGGCCGAACTGGCGGACGGGGGCTGCGCGCTTGTTGTGCGAAACACGGTGGCCCGTGTGCTGGAGGCGGCGCGGGTGCTGCGTGAGCGGTTCGGTGAGGGTCAGGTGACGGTGGCGCATTCGCGGTTCTTGGCGGCGGACCGGGCGGTCAACGACGTGCGACTGGTGGAGCGGTACGGGCCCGGCGGTGACCGTCCGGGTCGTCATGTGGTGGTGGCCAGCCAGGTGGTGGAGCAGTCGCTCGATGTCAGTTTCGACCTGTTGGTGACGGATCTGGCCCCTGTTGATCTCGTGCTGCAGCGGATGGGTCGGTTGCACCGGCATCCCGCGCCGGGTCGTCCGGTTCGGCTGGTTGCGCCGAAGTGCCTCATCACTGGTGTGGTGGATTGGAAGGCCTCGCCGCCGGTGCCGGTGAAGGCGTCGCGGGCGGTGTACCGGGGCGATTGGACGCTTCTGCGGGCGTCGGCGGCACTCGCACCGCACTTGGACGGGGTGCCGGTGCGGCTGCCCGACGACATCAGTCTGCTGGTGCAACGTGCTTACAGCGACGAGGCGATCGGTCCCGGGGAGTGGGCGGAGGCGGCAGAGCGGGCGCACGAGCGTCACGCCGCGCTGCTTGAGGCGAAGCGGCGTCGGGCGGATGGTTTCCTGCTCGGCCATGTGGGGCGCCCTGGCCGGCCGCTGTATGGGTGGCTGGAGGCGCACGCGGGTGATGCGGACGACAGTCTGAGCGGGCGGGCCCAGGTGCGGGACTCGGACGAGAGCCTCGACGTGCTGGTCGTGATGCGGTGGGACGACGGCAGGATCACGACGGTGCCCTGGCTGGACGGCGGGCGGGCCGGCCTCGATCTTCCCGTGGATTTCCCTCCGTCCAGGCGGGCGGCGGAGGCGGTCGCCGCGAGCGCGCTCACGCTGCCGGGACGTTTCTGCCACCCGGGGATCATCGACCGCACCATTGCCGAACTGGAACAGTTCCTCGTCCCCGCCTGGCAGGTGAAGGAGAGTCCGTGGCTGGCGGGCCAGCTGATTCTCGTTCTGGACGAGCGTTGTCAGACCCGTCTGTCAGGCTTTGAGGTGCATTACAGCCCGCAGGAGGGGCTCAGCTTTGCCATGCCCGGCGAGCAGTCGCCTGGTGGGCACGGCGACGCAGCGAAACGCAGCAAGGGAGACGAGCGGAATGATGCCGCGCAGGGGGATCAGGGCGGGGGAGTTAGAACGGAGGGGGACGCCTCCACTATCGGGCAGAGGCGGGAGCAGCCTGGCGGTGACGGCGGCGGCTCTGCGGCGGGGCGGGCAGAGGCGGTGAGTCCCGCGTCGGCTCGGCCGCCCGCGTTCAATCTGGTGCGGAACGCCTGGCTGCCGGTGCAGCGGATCTCCGATGGGGCGGTGGAGGAGGTTTCGCTTAGAGAACTGTTCGCTCGCGCAGGTGAGTTCCGCCGGTTCGTGGGTGATGTGCCGACGCAGGAGATTGCTCTGCTACGGCTGACGCTGGCGGTGTTGTACGACGCCCACCAGGGGCCCGCGGATCTCGACGCGTGGCTGCAGCTCTGGGAACCGGACGCCGACGACAGCTTCTGCCAGGTCACGTGCAGCTACCTCGACACGATGGCGGACCGCTTCGAACTCTTCGATGAGGAACGGCCCTTCTTCCAATCGGCCGGGCTGCGGACGGCTAAGGACGAGGTCGGGCCGCTGAGCCGGATCGTGGCCGATGCGTCGTCCGGCGGGGCATTGTTCTCGATGCGCTGGCCGGGGGTCGAGCGCATCCCGTTCGCGGAGGCCGCTCGGTGGCTGGTGCACGCGCACGCGTTCGACGTGTCGGGCATCAAGTCCGCCATGCGGCAGGACACCCGGGCCAAGGCGGGCAAGGTCTACCCGTTGGGTGAGGGTTCACTCGGCGTGCTCGGCGGCGTCTTCGCGGAGGGCGAGACACTGCGGGAGACGCTGCTGCTCAACCTCGTTCCGTTCGAGGAGGCGTACGGCGGCTCCGGTTTCGAGGAGCGCACCGAAATGGACCGCCCCGTCTGGTGCTGTGACGAGCCGTACGGGCCAGGCCCGCGCGGGGCCCAGGAAGGTGGCCTTGAGCCTGCCGGTCTGCGTGACCTGTATACCTGGCAGACCCGCCGTATCCGGCTTGTGGCCGACGCGGACGCGGTGAGCGGCGTGGTCTTGGGGTACGGCGACCCGCCCGCTCAGGAGTCGCCGTGGGTGCTGGAACCGATGACCGCCTGGCGGCGCAGTCAGGTGCAGGAGAAGAAGCGCAAGCGGGTGCCGTACTACACCCCGCTGCGGCACCAGCCGCGCAGGGCGGCCTGGCGCGGGCTGGCGAGTCTCCTGCACCTGCGGGCCGGTGAGGAGCTGACCGGAAAGCCAGGTGAAGCCGCCCAGCGGCTCCGGCCGCGGGTCACCAAGTGGCTGGGTCTGCTGGCCACGGAACTGGCCGACGAGGAACTCCTGCCGTTGTCGAAGCTGGTGCGGTTGCGGACGGTGGGAGTCGAGTACGGCACGCAGCAGTCGGTTATCGACGAGATCGTCGACGACGCCGTGGTCCTGCCGGTGATCACGCTCCATGCCGGGAACGAGGTTTACGGGGCGGCGGCGGTCGACGCCGTCAGTGACGCCGACCAGGCGGTGGGGGCGCTCGCCCAATTGGCTGCCAACCTCGTGCGCGCGGCCGGGGGGGAACACACCGACGCGGCCATGGACACCGTACGGGACCGGGCCTTCGGCGCCTTGGACGGCCCGTATCGCGCGTGGCTGCGTGAACTGGCCGAGCAGCCTGATCTGCCGGAGGCACAGCAGCAGTGGCGCGAGACCGTCCGACGGCAGGTGAACCAGCTGGCCCGCCAGGAAATCCGCTCAGCCGGCCGGCCTGCGGTCGAGGGGCGGATGGTCGACCTTCCCGGGCGCGGCGCCACCCTGCTGGACGCTGGGCGGGCGGATCTCTGGTTCCGCGGCAAGTTGGAGAGAGTCCTCGGCACGGCGCCGCGCCGGACCGAGGGGGTCGCTGATTCCGCGCCGCCTGCCGACCTGTACTGA
- a CDS encoding formyltransferase family protein yields MRRAAVLGKGALAVHACDVIASLPDTVLDTVVPNADEPSWDVRLSEVAASRWPHVRIVPSGDWRELDPGRCDLVFSVLYDRIIGPHLIEATDTIINCHPGRLPQYRGARPVNWALSNGEELHGITVHHIDAGIDTGPIVGEALFSIWPDIDEVRDVWERTMRHGRLLISDVLPRLRHIPPRPQDEALAVTHHLRETALLGARADWTRAASAT; encoded by the coding sequence GTGAGGCGGGCCGCAGTCCTGGGCAAAGGGGCGCTCGCTGTCCACGCCTGCGACGTGATCGCCAGCCTGCCCGATACCGTCCTGGACACGGTGGTGCCCAACGCCGACGAGCCCTCCTGGGACGTGCGCCTGTCCGAGGTAGCGGCATCTCGGTGGCCGCACGTGCGGATCGTGCCCTCCGGGGACTGGCGGGAGCTGGACCCGGGCCGCTGCGATCTCGTCTTCAGCGTCCTCTACGACCGGATCATCGGACCCCATCTGATCGAGGCGACGGACACCATCATCAACTGTCACCCCGGCCGGCTGCCGCAGTATCGCGGCGCCCGGCCGGTGAACTGGGCGCTAAGCAACGGCGAGGAACTTCACGGGATCACCGTCCATCACATCGACGCGGGCATCGACACGGGGCCCATCGTCGGCGAGGCACTGTTCTCGATCTGGCCGGACATCGACGAGGTGCGCGACGTCTGGGAGCGGACCATGCGGCACGGGCGCCTGCTCATCAGCGACGTCCTGCCCCGGCTGCGGCACATACCGCCACGACCCCAGGACGAGGCCCTGGCGGTCACGCACCACCTCCGCGAGACCGCTCTGCTCGGCGCAAGAGCCGACTGGACCCGGGCCGCCTCCGCCACGTAG
- a CDS encoding DegT/DnrJ/EryC1/StrS family aminotransferase, producing MPEQTPPGYAQNARPSLYGQELKHVDEVLGTGQFGHGSVTEEFERSVADLLGVPDVVAVSTGTDALHNALAVTGIQPGDEVLVPSMTFCATVQAILAAGATPRFTEVDPATLCLTGADVMDALTPATRAVVPVLYGGRAVDLTDVQAELDQRGITVVEDAAHAFGSMSGRRRVGASGTGLTCFSFGPIKNLTCGQGGAIVPRTREEATAARQMRLLGMVESPTERARSTTYRVERVGIRGHMSQLNAAIGLAQLPHFDRARSERRKLWRTYAAALADVDRVQLVDVDPERSVPSLCAVRVPDRDRVFEIMRGKGIGVGAHYPPNHTQPAFVEWHRPLPVTEMIGAEILTLPFHQHMTSADVGVVVAGLEGALE from the coding sequence ATGCCTGAGCAGACGCCCCCCGGGTACGCACAGAACGCGCGCCCCAGCCTTTACGGCCAGGAGTTGAAGCACGTGGACGAAGTTCTGGGCACTGGCCAGTTCGGGCACGGGTCCGTCACCGAGGAGTTCGAGCGCTCCGTCGCTGACCTCCTCGGCGTCCCCGACGTCGTGGCGGTCTCCACCGGAACGGACGCCCTTCACAACGCCTTGGCCGTGACCGGCATCCAGCCCGGCGACGAGGTCCTGGTCCCGTCCATGACGTTCTGCGCCACCGTGCAGGCGATCCTCGCGGCCGGCGCCACGCCCCGCTTCACCGAGGTCGACCCTGCCACCCTGTGCCTGACCGGTGCCGACGTGATGGATGCCCTCACCCCGGCCACCCGGGCTGTAGTGCCCGTCCTGTACGGCGGCCGCGCGGTCGACCTGACCGACGTCCAGGCCGAGCTCGACCAGCGTGGCATCACGGTGGTGGAGGACGCCGCGCACGCCTTCGGATCGATGTCCGGTCGGCGCCGTGTCGGAGCCTCGGGGACCGGGCTGACCTGCTTCAGCTTCGGCCCGATCAAGAACCTGACCTGTGGGCAGGGCGGTGCGATCGTCCCTCGCACCCGCGAAGAGGCCACCGCCGCCCGCCAGATGCGGCTCCTCGGCATGGTTGAATCCCCCACGGAACGAGCCCGCTCCACCACCTACCGGGTCGAGCGAGTCGGAATCCGCGGCCACATGTCGCAGCTCAACGCCGCCATCGGCCTGGCGCAACTGCCGCACTTCGACCGGGCGCGCAGCGAACGGCGCAAGCTATGGCGGACCTACGCGGCCGCCCTGGCGGACGTCGACCGGGTCCAGCTCGTAGACGTCGACCCGGAGCGGTCCGTGCCGTCCCTGTGCGCTGTGCGCGTACCGGACCGGGACCGGGTGTTCGAGATCATGCGGGGCAAGGGCATCGGCGTCGGCGCGCACTACCCGCCCAATCACACGCAGCCGGCATTCGTCGAGTGGCACCGGCCGCTGCCGGTCACGGAGATGATCGGAGCGGAGATCCTCACGCTGCCGTTCCACCAGCACATGACCAGTGCGGACGTGGGCGTGGTCGTCGCGGGGCTGGAAGGGGCCCTGGAGTGA
- a CDS encoding NAD-dependent epimerase/dehydratase family protein produces MCITRSSNNYGPNQHPEKIIPLFITRLLKGLPVTLHGDGKHVRNWLHVEDNCQGVELVLRHGQPGEAYNLGDGTDLTNEELTGFLLSLCGADSSSVRYITDRTANDRRYAMDCAKARALGYAPSRDLVDGLAETVDWYRHNPHRWAPLLGTAAVERTPSHA; encoded by the coding sequence GTGTGCATCACCCGGTCGTCGAACAACTACGGACCCAACCAGCACCCCGAGAAGATCATCCCGCTGTTCATCACCCGCCTGCTCAAGGGCCTGCCCGTCACACTCCACGGGGACGGCAAGCACGTACGCAACTGGCTCCACGTGGAGGACAACTGCCAGGGCGTCGAGCTGGTCCTGCGGCACGGGCAGCCCGGCGAGGCCTACAACCTCGGGGACGGCACCGACCTCACCAACGAGGAGCTGACCGGCTTCCTGCTGAGCCTGTGCGGTGCCGACTCGAGCTCCGTCCGCTACATCACCGACCGTACGGCGAATGACCGCCGCTACGCCATGGACTGCGCGAAAGCCCGTGCTCTGGGCTATGCGCCGTCCCGCGACCTCGTCGATGGACTGGCCGAGACCGTCGACTGGTACCGCCACAACCCGCACCGCTGGGCTCCGCTGCTCGGCACCGCCGCCGTCGAGAGGACGCCCTCACATGCCTGA
- the tgmC gene encoding ATP-grasp peptide maturase system methyltransferase, whose amino-acid sequence MTMPANLETDAARLREAMVTALASDGVLADPGWRVAVERVPRHRFVPGFYLPADERDGQGLTAWEPVTAELAYGRWLATAYSDTTLITQFDSDEPDWKQPVVRHGGAPTSSSTLPSLVVRMWADADVREGHTVLEIGTGTGYSTALACERLGSTGVTSIEVDPHRLDQAASTLYGCGYTPTLAVADGLYGYWPEAKFDRIVAACSFRAVPPALLAQARPGGKILLPLSGWLYGYARVLLTVNGDGTAEGRLLGSTVSFMSARVHAAPAFGNPAHWAAGLPETGRAARHSPERITAGTEEAFHLRFLAQCAVPDAQMTTVGEVVHLVDVVTGSAATLTPVDGRWEVREGGPVPLWERIERVLSSYDEAGRPGPETFTLQVHDGGQHLRHPQLPGLPLPKP is encoded by the coding sequence ATGACGATGCCCGCCAACCTCGAGACCGATGCCGCCCGTCTGCGCGAGGCGATGGTGACGGCCCTCGCCAGCGACGGCGTCCTTGCCGATCCCGGCTGGCGGGTCGCGGTCGAGCGGGTGCCTCGGCACCGGTTCGTGCCGGGCTTCTACCTGCCCGCCGACGAGCGCGACGGGCAGGGCCTAACGGCGTGGGAGCCGGTCACCGCCGAACTCGCCTATGGCCGCTGGCTGGCCACCGCGTACTCCGACACGACGCTGATCACGCAGTTCGACAGCGACGAACCCGACTGGAAGCAGCCCGTCGTGCGACACGGCGGGGCCCCGACTTCGTCGTCCACGCTGCCCTCGCTCGTCGTACGTATGTGGGCCGACGCGGACGTGCGCGAGGGCCACACGGTGCTAGAGATCGGCACCGGCACCGGCTACTCCACCGCGCTCGCCTGCGAACGCCTCGGCTCGACCGGCGTGACCTCCATCGAGGTCGATCCGCACCGGCTGGATCAGGCGGCCAGCACCCTGTACGGCTGCGGGTACACGCCCACCCTGGCGGTGGCGGACGGCCTGTACGGCTACTGGCCCGAGGCCAAGTTCGACCGGATCGTGGCCGCCTGCTCGTTTCGGGCTGTTCCCCCGGCACTGCTCGCGCAGGCCCGGCCGGGCGGGAAGATCCTGCTCCCCCTCTCGGGCTGGCTCTACGGGTACGCCCGTGTCCTGCTGACGGTGAACGGCGACGGCACCGCCGAGGGCCGCCTGCTGGGCAGCACCGTCTCCTTCATGTCCGCCCGCGTTCACGCGGCGCCGGCGTTCGGCAACCCCGCCCACTGGGCAGCGGGCCTCCCGGAGACGGGCCGGGCGGCCCGGCACAGCCCAGAGCGGATCACTGCCGGGACCGAAGAGGCCTTTCACCTGCGGTTCCTCGCTCAGTGTGCCGTGCCGGACGCGCAGATGACGACCGTCGGCGAGGTGGTGCACCTGGTCGACGTCGTCACCGGCTCGGCCGCCACCCTCACTCCGGTAGACGGGCGCTGGGAGGTCCGCGAGGGCGGCCCAGTGCCGCTGTGGGAACGGATCGAGCGTGTGCTGTCCTCGTACGACGAGGCGGGCCGGCCGGGGCCGGAGACGTTCACCCTGCAAGTCCACGACGGCGGGCAGCACCTGCGGCACCCGCAGTTGCCCGGTCTGCCGCTACCGAAGCCCTGA